The DNA region ACGACcgattagattatttaattatgtctcCATGCGAGTATTTGCTCGTGCGATAGCTATGTCAAGTGTCAATGCGATAACATGCCACAGGGGGTCCCGCAATCTCTGGAAGGTCAAAGTTCCCGAAAACGATTGTTTTCGTGTGAGCGgacaatacaaatattttttcgccCGTGTTATCATCCAGACCTTGCACTCGTCGAGTGGGAAAAATTTTACACCACAACCCCCCAAGGCTGTTCCAATAATAAACTCAACAAGAACAAtcttaagataattaaataagatgtTTTCAACAGTATCGTACTTGAGattgttcatattttattcaatgaaTTATAGTTACCTCAGTTCTGAAATCCATGGCGATTAATCCACACAAAATCGTTAACACACGGAGCACACGAAATGCAAAGTTGAAAGCTAGGAAAACTTGTagcgaataattaaattagtcgGCCGCTTGTGTAAAAGTACTTCTTATCAGTTGGAGGATTTCTTGTTCGAAAACATATTGGCAAATGCCTCGCAGGGGGTATGTCATAAGGTCACGCCAGACTGTTGCCATAGAACAACAATTATTGTGATGTCACGATCTTTGATAACAGATGTGCATGAGAAGCTCTTCAAAGGTCTTGTTTTCGAGATCTACAATCTTTTCGGatcaagaaaagaaaaatacttGGGGTTATtgggttaatttttttattcaggtacattaaattactaaaaacaatttgttaacATTTGTGATAACGGAGAAGCATGAGAAGCTCTCTAATGGTCTTGTTTTCGAGACCTATAATCTTCTCGGATCAtgagtaaatttttttcaggTACATTAAAAGTGAAGGaaatataatctaaataaagacTTGTATTAATACAATTGTTATCACAATTAGACAAATAAAGACTGACGCAAGCAAAGAAATAGCTTGTTTTCGAAGATTTGCGAAATTCTCTTGTTGCTCGTGGCATTGATGTCAACTAAATCATCGCATGattgtgtataaaaaatttcaaacgcacaacactatttttaacattttaatcaaaacataACTAAAATTCAATGCAACTGAATTTTTACCAATTAAGTATGGGTCACAAACGGCAAGGATAATTGTAATCAAAGATTCCaagaatgtttattattaattccattttcaaatttattattaaaaaaaaagtgtatCAATGTAGGCTTTTGAAAAACTATTATCGGCTTTGTTTTCTATAATCATGGCACACTTTTATCAGGTAATTACAAAGTCTAATAGTTGCATGTCTGTTGCATGTCTGGCGCATTTCCTGATCGTTTGTTTCGGGAGaattcaatacatttttatgatttgcTCTTCATAAACGGCTGCGAGGATGAGAAGAGAAAGCAGCTTTCATAGCTTTGGTAACTATTAACCAAAAACGACACAGACTAACCTTAAATAGCGCTAAAATGTTGTTAACTTTTACTTTCTTTTCAGAGGACGGAAAAAGTGTTTACAAACCAACTCATAATTATAACACTAGGTTAACAGGTATTGTTAATAGTTTTCTCTttaatcaaaatgaaaaacattGCAACATGTAATTTAATGTGACAGACGTCAAATTATTTCTCCTTGACAATGCGTTAAAAATTTTCAGCGAAGCTCGCGGTCCTGGGTACAACCGGTCACGAGACAGTCGACTCTACGGACAATCTCACGCCTTCTCCATCTCCAATATTACAATTCGAAAACCCAAGTTTCACATCTTCCCCACCGTCGCCTTTATTTCGTAAACGTGAGGGCAGCGAAAGTTCGTGCGACAGCCGAGAATTATTACACAATCCATACAAATATGACATGAGCTCGTTGCCGGATATGCCGAACATGGGGTGGCAGGACCGTTCCTTTTGTCCTGGGCACAGAACGTCATCCCACAGGTTCGGAGCGCTAAGCCGACCATTCGATATCTGGTCAAAATATGCCCGGCATATCATCGCCAGTAGTAAGATCTAAAGTAAATGTTGCTGTTTATAAGTATGGTTCGTTGATATTTTAGCGTTTCTtgcctttattattttaccagTGGTGAACAGCGTGTTCATGAGCTATTTTACTATGAAGGCTGATTTGGAAAAACTGAAGGCTGATAATCAGATATTGCGCGACAAGATAAACAATCTAGAGATCagcattaatttcattaaacgtAATCATGAGCAAAATCTTAAACGTAACAATAAGTCTGGCGAATTTACAGATGGAACGCACAATGTTAGAGACATGGTGAAGGATGAGATGAGAAGACTGGCGTCCGACCAAACAGGTCGTACAGATTATGCGCTAGAATCCACAGGTCTCTTACTTCGATCTTTTCTACAGACttgaaacgttaaattttcagGCGGGTCGATTGTCAGTCTATTGCCAGGGACCGAGAATTATAACAGacctaaaaatttgtttgggCTATCACTTTGCGAAGGACAAAACGGTCCGAGAGCTATAATTcaagtattaaaatgtttttataaatgaattttagcCCCTTCTTTTTATTCGTAGATAGGAACTGCGCCAGGTCAATGTTGGGCTTTCAAAGGGGGAAGTGGaggtgtaataattaaattggtgGGACATGTAAACATAGACACTATAAGTCTCGAGCATATTCCCAAATTTATGTCGCCAACCGGGGAAATATCAACAGCACCGAAAGACTTTGTAGTTAGCGTAAGcttactgaattttttttaattaattttatgtaataatttgtaCCTGATTAGGCTTTGAGAAG from Aethina tumida isolate Nest 87 chromosome 1, icAetTumi1.1, whole genome shotgun sequence includes:
- the LOC109604204 gene encoding SUN domain-containing protein 3 isoform X3 — its product is MRRESSFHSFEDGKSVYKPTHNYNTRLTAKLAVLGTTGHETVDSTDNLTPSPSPILQFENPSFTSSPPSPLFRKREGSESSCDSRELLHNPYKYDMSSLPDMPNMGWQDRSFCPGHRTSSHRFGALSRPFDIWSKYARHIIASMVNSVFMSYFTMKADLEKLKADNQILRDKINNLEISINFIKHGTHNVRDMVKDEMRRLASDQTGRTDYALESTGGSIVSLLPGTENYNRPKNLFGLSLCEGQNGPRAIIQIGTAPGQCWAFKGGSGGVIIKLVGHVNIDTISLEHIPKFMSPTGEISTAPKDFVVSALRSVEDGQGSYLGQFMYDINGPSIQNFKVANSFPVEYLLFKVLSNQGSPEFTCVYRLRVHGKLATPSIN
- the LOC109604204 gene encoding SUN domain-containing protein 3 isoform X2 → MRRESSFHSFEDGKSVYKPTHNYNTRLTAKLAVLGTTGHETVDSTDNLTPSPSPILQFENPSFTSSPPSPLFRKREGSESSCDSRELLHNPYKYDMSSLPDMPNMGWQDRSFCPGHRTSSHRFGALSRPFDIWSKYARHIIATFLAFIILPVVNSVFMSYFTMKADLEKLKADNQILRDKINNLEISINFIKHGTHNVRDMVKDEMRRLASDQTGRTDYALESTGGSIVSLLPGTENYNRPKNLFGLSLCEGQNGPRAIIQIGTAPGQCWAFKGGSGGVIIKLVGHVNIDTISLEHIPKFMSPTGEISTAPKDFVVSALRSVEDGQGSYLGQFMYDINGPSIQNFKVANSFPVEYLLFKVLSNQGSPEFTCVYRLRVHGKLATPSIN
- the LOC109604204 gene encoding SUN domain-containing protein 3 isoform X1, with protein sequence MRRESSFHSFEDGKSVYKPTHNYNTRLTAKLAVLGTTGHETVDSTDNLTPSPSPILQFENPSFTSSPPSPLFRKREGSESSCDSRELLHNPYKYDMSSLPDMPNMGWQDRSFCPGHRTSSHRFGALSRPFDIWSKYARHIIASTFLAFIILPVVNSVFMSYFTMKADLEKLKADNQILRDKINNLEISINFIKHGTHNVRDMVKDEMRRLASDQTGRTDYALESTGGSIVSLLPGTENYNRPKNLFGLSLCEGQNGPRAIIQIGTAPGQCWAFKGGSGGVIIKLVGHVNIDTISLEHIPKFMSPTGEISTAPKDFVVSALRSVEDGQGSYLGQFMYDINGPSIQNFKVANSFPVEYLLFKVLSNQGSPEFTCVYRLRVHGKLATPSIN
- the LOC109604204 gene encoding SUN domain-containing protein 1 isoform X4, whose protein sequence is MKNIATSKLAVLGTTGHETVDSTDNLTPSPSPILQFENPSFTSSPPSPLFRKREGSESSCDSRELLHNPYKYDMSSLPDMPNMGWQDRSFCPGHRTSSHRFGALSRPFDIWSKYARHIIASTFLAFIILPVVNSVFMSYFTMKADLEKLKADNQILRDKINNLEISINFIKHGTHNVRDMVKDEMRRLASDQTGRTDYALESTGGSIVSLLPGTENYNRPKNLFGLSLCEGQNGPRAIIQIGTAPGQCWAFKGGSGGVIIKLVGHVNIDTISLEHIPKFMSPTGEISTAPKDFVVSALRSVEDGQGSYLGQFMYDINGPSIQNFKVANSFPVEYLLFKVLSNQGSPEFTCVYRLRVHGKLATPSIN